tttaactaaaaactaataaaaatatactaaaaactaactagatcatactaaaaacatactaaaaacaatgccaaaaagcgtacaaattatccgctcatcacataccattctgacgtttaaacgccaaaGTGGTGTAcgttctgggcattcaacgcccatgtgtagcatgtttctggcgttgaatgccagttccatgcttgttactggcgttcagcgccagctttcctcaaggcatattcctggcgttcaaatgccaggatgttgcttgtttctggcgttcagcgacagatccatgctctattctggcgttgaacaccagccagatgctccttactggcgtttaaatgccagtaagtccttcctccaaggtgtgatttttcttctgctgtttttgattctgtttttaattttaatattttttttttcgtgactccacgtgatcatgaacctactaaaacacagaataacaaataaataaaaataaaattagataaataaaaattgggttgcctcccaacaagcgcttctttaatgtcaatagcttgacagtgggctcttatggagcctcacaggtgatcaggtcaatgttgtatagtcccaacaccaaacttagagtttggttgtggcctcccaacactaaacttagagtttgattatGGGGGCTCTGTtcgactctgtattgagagaagctctgcatgcttactctctcttgttacagaaggatagccgtgtgccttaaacacaaggtagtccccattcaattgaaggactaattctcctctgttaacatctatcacagcttctgctgttgctaggaaaggtcttccaaggatgatgcattcatcctcctccttcctagtgtctaagattataaaatcagcaggaatgtaaaggcctttaacctttaccaacacgtcttctactagtccataagcttgtcttactgacttgtctgccaattgtaatgagaataaggcaggatgtacctcaatgatccccagtttctccattacagagagtggcataaggtttatgcctgaccctagatcacacagagccttgttaaaggttatggtgcctatggtacagggtattaagaatttgccaggatcttgtctcttttgaggtaatatttgctgaacccatgtatctagttcactaatgagcaaggaaggttcacctttccaagtctcattaccaaacaacttggcattcagcttcatgatagctcctaaatattgagcaacttgctctccagttacatcttcatcctcttcagaggaagaatagtcttcagagctcatgaatggcagaaaaAGGTTTAATAGAATCtatatggtctctatatgagccttagattcctttaggtcctcaataggggaCTCCTTCTTGCTCAGAGgacatcccaggaggtcttcctcactaggatttttgtctttctcctcccttgtgcattcggccatattgattacatcaatggccttgcactctccttttagattctcttctgtattgcttgggagaatactgggaggagtttcaatgactttcttactcagctggcccacttgtgcctccaaatttctgatggaggaccttgtttcactcatgaaacttaaagtggctttagacagatcagagactaaatttgctaaattagaggggctctgctcagaattctctgtctgttgctgagaagatgatggaaaaggcttgttattgcttagcttgtttcttccaccattattaaagccttgttgaggcttttggatgatttctccatgatgaattataggtgttcccataaggttcacccatgtaatttacctttgctattgcagggttctcaggatcataagcttcttcagaagctacctttttagtactgttggatgcatttttccatccattcagactttgagagatcatgttgacttgttgagtcaacactttgttctaagccaatatggcattcagagcatcaatttcaagaactcccttcctctgagtcatcccattattcacggaattcctctcagaagtgtacatgaattggttatttgcaaccatgtcaataagttcttgagcttctataggcgttttctttaaatgaatggatccacctgcaaaatggtccaatgacattttggaaaacttagatagaccataatagaatatatctaatattggccattctgaaaacatgtcagaaggacactttttggtcatctgcttgtatctttcccaagctttatagagggattcaccatctttttgcttgaaggtctgaacatccactctaagcttgctcaacttttgaggaggaaagaatttatccaagaaggttgtgactagcttatcccaggagtccaggctatctttaggttgtgagtccaaccatgttctagctctgtctcttacaacaaaagggaaaagcatgagcctgtagacttcaggatctactccattcgtcttaacagtctcacaaatctgcaagaactcagttaaaaactgataaggatcttcagatggaagtccatgaaacttgcagttctgttgcattaaagcaactaattaaggtttcagctcaaaattgtttgctccaatggcaggaattgagatgcttcttccatcaaacttagacgtgggtttagtaaaatcaccaagcatcctccttgcattattgttgttgggttcggctgccatctccttctcttgttcaaaaattttagAAAGGTTGCCTTTGGATTGCTCTAATTTAGCTtttcttagttttctcttcagagtcctttcaggttcaggatcagcttcaacaagagtgtctttttccttattcctgctcatatgaaagagaagagaaaaagaaaaggaagaggaatcctctatatctcagtaaagaggatccttattgttagtagaagaagaaaggaataaaagtggagaatccaatcacaagggtgaggatagaggcagtgaaatgagatgaagagaggtgaagagaagtgttagtaaataaataaataaatagaagaagagaagagagggagaattcaaaaataattttgaaaaagtagttaatgattttcgaaaattaaagataagaaataattaaaattaagatttaaacaattaaaaagaatttttgaaaaagagatgagatattttcgaaaatttgagagggagaagtagttaggtggttttgaaaaagataagaaacaaacaaaaagtcaaatagttagttgaaaaagatattaaaattaaatttgaaaagataagaagataagaagttagataagatattttgaaatcaaatttttgaaaaagatatgatgaaaatataagataagaagatatgataaaaagataggattgaaaaagatttaatttttttaaaattaaaattaattacttgactaacaagaaactaaaagatatgattctagaatttaaagattgaacctttcttaacaagaaagtaacaaacttcaaattttttgaatcaatcacattaattgttagtgtaatttcgaaaatttgaaataaaattaagaaagagattttgaaaataattttaaaattttcgaaattaataagataaaaatgaaaaatatttgattttttgaaaaaaaaattttgaaaagataggatttttaaaattgaaaatttgatttgacttatgagaaacaactaattttaaaaatttttgactaagtcaacacaaattttcgaaaattaggagagaaataaggaaaagataatttttttatttttgaatttttaatgaggagagagaaaaacacaaatatgacccaaaacatgaaaattttggatcaaaacacttaatgcatgcaagaacactatgaatgtcaagatgaacaccaagaacactttgaagatcatgatgaacatcaagaacatatttttgaaaaattttttatgcaaagaaaacatgcaagacaccaaacttagaaatctttaatgcatggacactatgaatgcaaaaatgcatatgaaaaataacatacaacacaaaacaagaaaacatcaagatcaaacaagaagacttgtcaagaacaacttgaagatcatgaagaacaccatgaatgcatgaatttttgaaaaatgcaagaaaattttttaaagcatgcaattgacaccaaacttaaaaattgactcaagactcaaacaagaaacacaaaatatttttggtttttatgattttatgattttttttttgtatttttattatttttttgaaaattatatttttgaaaaacgaaaataaagaaaaaaattttgaaagatttttgaaaatttttttgagaggaaagtaaaaagaaaattacctaatctgagcaacaagatgaaccgtcaattgtccatactcgaacaatccccggcaacggcaccaaaaacttggtgttgttgccggatcagaAAATCTTGGCGCTGTTGTTGCACGTAATTGTAattcaaacaatccccggcaacggcgccaaaaacttggtgcacgaaattgtgatcatcaacaatggctccaaaaacttggtgctctcaaacgtgaatcacactttgtcacaactccacacaactaaccagcaagtgtactgggtcgtctaagtaataccttacgtgagtaagggtcgatcccacagagattgttggtatgaagcaagctatggtcaccttgtaaatctcagtcaggcggattcaaattgATAGTGATTTTCggaaaatataaagagatacttaattaaataataaaggatagaaatacttatgtaaattcattggtgggaatttcagataggtgtatggaggtgatgtgttccttctgaatctctgctttcttactgcttttatcctatttttatcactcccttctatggcaagctgtatgtagggcatcaccgttgtcaatggctacatcccatcctctcagtgaaaatggtccaaatgctctgtcacagcacggctaatcatctgtcggttctcgatcatgttggaatagaatcccttgattcttttgcgtttgtcatcacgcccagcaatcacgagtttgaagctcgtcacagtcattcaatttcggaattctactcagaataccacagacaaggttagactttccggattcccatgaatgctgccatcaattctagcttataccacgaagattctgattaaggaatccaagagatatgcacccggtctaaggtagaatggaagtggttgtcagtcacgcgttcgtaggtgagaatgatgatgagtgtcaaagatcatcacattcatcatgttgaagtgcaacgaatatcttagaataggaacaagtcgaattgaatagaaaatagtaattgcattgaaacttgaggtacagcagagctccacacccttaatctatggtgtgcagaaactccaccgttgaaaatatataagtggtgaaggtccaggcatggccgagaggccagcccccaaaacatgatcacaggaccaaaaatacaatccaggatatctaataaactagtaaaaagttctatttatactaaactagctactagggtttacaaaggtaagtaattgatgcataaattcacttccggggcccacttggtgtgtgcttgggctgagcttgatctatccatgagatgaggcttctcttggagttgaacgccaagttgtaacgtgttttgggcgttcaactctggttcgtgacgtgtttctggcgtttgactccagaatgcagcatgaaatTGGCATTGAGCACCATTTTACGTCGTCaaatctcaaataaagtatggactattatatattgctgaaaagctctggatgtctactttccaactccattgagagcgcgtcatttggagttctgtagctccagaaaatccatttcgagtgcagggaggtcagattccaacagtatcagcagtcctttgtcagcctcctatctgagttttgctcaggtccctcaatttcagccagaaaatacctgaaatcatagaaaaacacacaaactcatagtaaagtccagaaatgtgaatttagcataaaaactaatgaaaacatccttaaaagtaactagatcatactaaaaactacctaaaaacaatgccaaaaagcgtataaattatccgctcatcaagctctccatgctcattctttaCTGTAGTGACTCCcaacttcttgggcaccacttgtactgggctcacccattcactgtctgaaatgggGTAGATAATATCTGCCTCTagtagtctggtcacttccttcttgacaacctctAAGATAGTGGGGTTTAGTCTTCTCTGGGGTTGACGAAcgggtcttgctccttcttctaaaaAGATTCTGTGCTCACAGACTTGAGGATTGATGCCTACTATGTCTGctaaactccacccaattgctttcttgtgcttccCCAGCACACTAAGTAACTGCTCTTCCTGTTCAGGAGTGAGGTCCcgtgcaatgataactggaaacttctgtTAGTCCTCgaggtaagcatatttgaggtgtggagggagaggtttcaaCTCTGACTTCTGTTCATGGTCAGACTCTGAATTATCTAGAGCTGGTGGCAGTTGTGGAGTACTTTCATTGCCCTCTGGGAatgtccccacacttggaccttgtcctATGTACTTCTCTTCAAACTCCTCTAGGTGAACTTCAGCTACGGTTTCATCTATGATGTCACACCGGAGGATAAAGTGATCTTCTGGAGGGTACTTCATaactccattcagattgaagcttactactcggccgtctatttcaaaagagtatgttcctgaaaaagcatctaatttgaacttcgaggtcttcaagaaaggtcttctgagtaggattgatgatggcttctcTGAGTCATGTTGGGGCATCTCCAGGATGTAAAAATCAATGGGGAAAGTGAGACCTTTAATGCCCACTAATACATCTTTAGCAACTCAAGCCActgtaataatacttttatctgctaacacaaaacgagttgccgacctttttaagggaaggagcctcaaaacatcatatatagataaaggcattatactaacacatgctcctaaatcacacatgcagtcagaaaatatcacacctTCAATGGTACAATTAACCATGCATggacctggatcactacattttcaggtatatttcccattaaagcagatatagaacttcctaaaggaatagttcctaattcattaattttgtctttatgtatgcacaaatcttttagaaactttgcatatttaggtacctattgaatgacatcaaaaaggggaacagttacctcaacctttttgaaaatttctaccattttgggatcaggttccaactgcttcctgggcttccttgcaagttgtggaaatggaataggaaTGGCGTCCTCTATAGTGTTTGTGCCCTTTGGTGCTTCTTCCTGTGATTTGGCGTCTTCTTCCTCAGCCATGTCCTATATATCCTTTTCTTCCTCAATATCTTCTAATTCCACTACCACTTTAGCTGAGGCGTGTTCTGGTGGGTTTGGCTTCTCCTGATTCCTTTCTTGCAATGTGGTTCCAAACCTTAGAGTGATGGCATTAATACCACCCTTTGagttgggtaatggttgagaggggagtccaccagagcttgaggactggttATTGGAGTTGGTCAATGATCCAACTTGTGAGACAAGGGTTTGTAAAGTAGAAGTCAAAACATTCAGAGTtgcattaaaattatttttcatggCCTGTTGTCTCTGATCAATAGATTGTAGTAACtcatcattaggagatgaagaggggtaagtgatctgagaggtctactgagatgcttgaggctatcttaaatgaggtgctctgtaagACTGATTCTAATTCTGCTAcctgaagttgttattgttattccacctctgatttccattattatctctgcctcctctgttataattgtccctccaaccctggttagaattatctctctagccttggttagagttatcctgccatccttggttatagttgccaccttgattgtacccttgattggggcggtcatgaaagttatgagtggctgctacAGTGTTATCTTCTGGTTGGAGTTGCGGACATTCATCGGTATAGTGACTGTAATCTGCACAGATTTcgcatactctttgtggaaccaactgctgactgtgctgtggtggagaaggctgaacttgctgaggctgttgttgattcagttgcatctgcttcagcaagttagtcatttcacataagctctgagctatagcagcagtctctttactagtggatacctctgcaacagctcttgaccgactttgtctctgcctgtgattcctagtagagtcagctaagtcactgatcaattgccatgcttcgtccgtagtcttgtactttttcatagaaccattgctagcaccttccaatgtggtcctatcttgagatttcaaaccctgtgtaaagtagccgagcaacactatcttgtcaatcatatgatggGGGCATGCGTCTCAAAGATTATTGAAGCGTTCTAAGTATTCATAGAGGGTCTCAGATTCATCCTGAACGATCATAGACATGTCCTTCCTCAGCTTATCGgcaacttcagctggaaagaatttatctagaaactctctcctaagtgtatcccagttggaaacagttgctccgggttgagtgtagtaccactctcttgcctttccctccaGAGAAAACGGGAAGGCTTTCAACAGAATAGAGATTTCATCAGTGCCATtacgcttaacagtagaacaagcagtctggaaatccctaagatgcttgataggctcttgagcaggtaagccatgaaacttgggcatcaagttgagtagtgaagactttatttcaaaatttacagctactgctgggtggtgtgcctggaatggttagagcgtaaaatcaggggctccttcctcctggatagtgactcttctgggcgctgccatgtcacctgcacgtaaatgaactggatcagtagagagggagcttgtttcttccttagatgacggttcaggtttgtcctcaaagaggagtcgccgacgccgagcttgccttatacgttaaagagttctttcaatctcagggtcaaatactggcaagcttggatcaggaagtgaacgcgtcatttaacgaaagaaacATACAGCTCATAGTGacagaatgaaaagaaaaattgcaattaaaataaataccaattaataaattaacacactgttgcaactccccgacaacggcgccaaaaaattgacgtggcagaaattggcgggttaagaaattattaatagaaatgcgttgcaagtacagtccttaaccaaccgaaaatccgcttatcaatttagaagggttgtcacaaaatttaaattaaaatactgtGAGTATAAGTTCCaagtcgtctcccaacgagttgcagagagatgtgctattttatcaatcagatGTTTGcaaaaatggttgagttgaATAACAGGAAACTAAAatagagaatttaattaattataaataaaagccttgactgggagtagattagttggaagccctattcttgttgaagtactcttaagattaattaataattgaagATTGCTTTGTTTAGTTAccccttactaggtaagggagagtcaaacaagttggattGCTATTTCTATTCACAAGTCTCAATCCGCTCATTGAAAAGGATTTGTGTCAGTGACTAGAGGACATTCCAACAATGAGCCCAATTACAATTTCTCCTTTAAGTACCCTAAttcaagggttcctttcaatcaactccccatcaaataagggaactactcgctcattgtgaacATAGAACTCATAACATAAGAAAGGGAATtaaaaagagacatgataaataataatgaaaaggattaattaaaaataaaaataatctataTTAATAACTTGCAAAAATAAGCCAATGTCAACTCTAGGGGAAttaagaacatggaagaataagTAAAAAGCAAATAGCAAAGTATAATGACTAGTACCGGAGGTGgcctcttctcaaaagctaaaaaGCAAAGTCTtccaaaaatcctaattataaATGTCAAGTGATTGAAAATacctaggggaggagtaaatccagatctaaaactaaaaattgtgTAGAATGAATTGTGTCCTTcgtttctgcatgttccctgactctAATCTATAATTCCAGGCCGAAAATTGGGTTGAAATCCGGCCCCGAAACTCTGCCAGCAacttctgaaattctgcagatcacgcacgtcacgcggacgcgtcattcacgCAGACGCGTCATTCGGCGTTTTACTTTCCCATGCGGGCACGTCGTCCATGCCTCCGCGTCGCTTCTGCTTTTCCAATCCGtgcgtccgcgtcactcatGCGGGCACGTCACTGCGAATTCCTCTCTTCCGCGCGGTCGcatcgctgacgcgtacgcgtcacttctcgctggtcatctcctcaatttcttgtattccttccatttttgcaagcttccttcccaatctctcactcattcatgccctataaagtctgaaacacttaacacatagatcacggcatcgaatggaataaaaggGGATTAAAATACCTATTTAAAGGTCTCCAGGAAGTAAgctttcaatcatgtaataattttaggaaggaaatataaatgcatgctaattatatgaataagtgggtaaagaccatgataaaaccacacaattaaacacattgtaaaccataaaatagtggtttatcagctGCTCTATGCTAAGTTCTTAAAGGAACTCATGACACGGAAGAGAAACTGGGGTGAGAAAGAAACCGTGGTACTCACTAAAGAGTGTAGTGCTATAATACAAAAGAAGCTCCCACAGAAATTGAAAGACCTTGGGAGCTTCCCATTGCCTTGTGTCATTGGGGATATGAACATTAAGAAGGCACTatgcgatctaggagcaagcataaacctcatgtcTTTGGCTATGATGAAAGGAATGAGAATAGAAGAggctaaaccaacaagaatggcactTCAATTGGCTGACAGAACCTTTAAATTTCCTCATGGTGTGGTGGAAAATCTATTGGTGAAAGTGGAGAAGTTCATCTTCCCAGCCGATTTCATTGTGCTTGACATGGAGGAAGAAGCCAACACATCCATCATCCTAGGAAGGCCATTCCTAGCTACTGCTGGAGCCATAATTGATGTTGAAAAAGGTGAGTTAGTCTTGAGGTTACATGAAGAGAAGATGGTCTTCAGTGTTTTCAAGGCAAGGAGC
The genomic region above belongs to Arachis stenosperma cultivar V10309 chromosome 5, arast.V10309.gnm1.PFL2, whole genome shotgun sequence and contains:
- the LOC130980931 gene encoding uncharacterized protein LOC130980931, whose translation is MTRKRNWGEKETVVLTKECSAIIQKKLPQKLKDLGSFPLPCVIGDMNIKKALCDLGASINLMSLAMMKGMRIEEAKPTRMALQLADRTFKFPHGVVENLLVKVEKFIFPADFIVLDMEEEANTSIILGRPFLATAGAIIDVEKGELVLRLHEEKMVFSVFKARSNPKESIGECMMVDTIETQVQGVLEEELCEETQEQDQQVPCGEPSLEAMKEQIMLDKTKKLEIEAPKLELKALPSNLKYAYLDDSNTYPVIINSSLNEQQEKELI